The following nucleotide sequence is from Parafrankia irregularis.
GTCGTCGCGGGGAACCCGGCGGTGCATGTCGGGTTCCAGAGCAGCTGGACCGACCCCGACACCGACCGGGTCTCCGCCCAGGCCCGCTGGTACACCCCGGGCACCGGCACGTTCGCCAGCCGTGACACGGCGAACCTGCCCATCAGCGGCACCGCCGCCGCGAACCGTTACACCTACGCCGCCGCGAACCCGCTGACCTACAACGACCCCACCGGCTACTGGTCCATCAAGGGCGCGTTCAAGAAGGCCGCCTCGGTCGTCACCAGCGCGGCCAAGAAAGTGTTCACCACCGTCACCGTCCCCATCGTCCGCAAGGTGATCCAGTGGTTGGCGCCGCCACCCCAGGTCTCGACGTTGACGGCGGCCCCGATCCAGCGCAGCGCGACTCCCTACCGGCCCGCGTACACTCCCCCCGCCCGCCCGAGGACCGTGATCAAACCGGCCCCCGCGTCGCCCCCGGGGCAGAACGCCGAGTTCTGGGCGGGTGTCAGGGCTGCCATCGCGTTCAGGGAGGCCGAGTTCTGGGCGGGTGTCAGGGCCGCCGTCGCCTTCAAGGCGGCCGCGGCGAAACCCGCTGCCAACCCGAAACCCGTTGCGAAGCCGAAACCCGTTGCGAAGCCGAAACCCGCCCCTCAACTCGCCCCGGCCCGGAAAAAGGACTGCGGCTTCCTGGGCCGTAAATGCATCGGCGGCGTGCTCAAAGACGCCGGTAAAGCCACCGCCTCCTTCGTCAACAAACACAAAGTCGACATCGTTCTCACCGCGGCGTCGTTCATCCCCGTCACCGCACCCATCGCCGTCGGTGCCCGTGCCGCCCTCGTCGGCGTCCGCGCCGCCCGCGCCGTCACCACCGCCGCCAAAGCCACCCGCGCCGCCCGACCGCTGCTCGCCGCCGGCCGGGTCGCCACCTCCAGCCGTGCCGCCGCCACCACCGGCCGCGCCGCCGAGTCCGTCGGCAAGGTCGTCCGCAACTGCCACAGCTTCGACGGCGACACCCGCGTCCTCATGGCTGACGGGACGACCCGAAAAATCTCCGACATCAAGGTCGGTGACAAGGTCTGGGCCACCAGCCCCGAAACCGCCCACACCGGACCCCGCACCGTCACCGCCCTCATCACCGGCACCGGCGACAAACACCTCGTCGACATCACCGTCGCCACCCCCACCGGCCCCGCCACCCTCACCACCACCGACCACCACCCCTTCTGGGACACCACCGACCACGAGTGGACCGACGCCGAGGACCTCAACCCCACCGACCGGCTCCAAACCCCCACCGGCGCCATCCCCGTCACCACCACTCGCACCTACCAGGAAACCCACACCGTCTACAACCTCACCGTCGACGACCTCCACACGTACTATGTGCTGGCTGGAGACACACCGGTACTCGTCCACAACGCGCCGCCCGGACCCTGCTCTCTTACTAGTCCTGCCAGCGCGCCACAGATCAGCAGTAAAACGCTCTTTAAAGAGAAAGACGGATTGTTTCGCGTGGACCTAGAGAATGAGAGCCCAGGAAATCCTGGCGCGGCAATCCATCTTCAATTGATGGGACGAAAGGCGGATGGGCTTAAGTACTATTAAAACCCCACCGATGGTAGCTGGATAACGAATAAAGGGGTGGTCCTCTCGTCGAGAATAGCCAAGCAGGTTCCTGGTGGTGTCATCTAAAGGGATTTAAATACCTGGGA
It contains:
- a CDS encoding polymorphic toxin-type HINT domain-containing protein — encoded protein: MDAGAPTRTRGGSGAFGGQRTAAARCGSSGSSGPRSASPGNWATLTDTHGDLVAAFTTAGALTDSRSYDPFGDPVVAGNPAVHVGFQSSWTDPDTDRVSAQARWYTPGTGTFASRDTANLPISGTAAANRYTYAAANPLTYNDPTGYWSIKGAFKKAASVVTSAAKKVFTTVTVPIVRKVIQWLAPPPQVSTLTAAPIQRSATPYRPAYTPPARPRTVIKPAPASPPGQNAEFWAGVRAAIAFREAEFWAGVRAAVAFKAAAAKPAANPKPVAKPKPVAKPKPAPQLAPARKKDCGFLGRKCIGGVLKDAGKATASFVNKHKVDIVLTAASFIPVTAPIAVGARAALVGVRAARAVTTAAKATRAARPLLAAGRVATSSRAAATTGRAAESVGKVVRNCHSFDGDTRVLMADGTTRKISDIKVGDKVWATSPETAHTGPRTVTALITGTGDKHLVDITVATPTGPATLTTTDHHPFWDTTDHEWTDAEDLNPTDRLQTPTGAIPVTTTRTYQETHTVYNLTVDDLHTYYVLAGDTPVLVHNAPPGPCSLTSPASAPQISSKTLFKEKDGLFRVDLENESPGNPGAAIHLQLMGRKADGLKYY